The following are from one region of the Phycisphaeraceae bacterium genome:
- a CDS encoding undecaprenyl/decaprenyl-phosphate alpha-N-acetylglucosaminyl 1-phosphate transferase, whose amino-acid sequence MISGGGLKVPQGIADRISTFGDDIAALASRHQELEQLVGIASEKAGRFEILQGYLGVAVVAFVITLLTTPLARHMAITLGIIDHPSSRKVHRIPIAYLGGVAVFLGIMGGILYSYLAVPIEGLITWHKPTQWLSPDTETPQLVRPSIVLGLTVIMIVGLIDDVVGIMPRVKLGGQLFAAAALAYDDIGVKVAQGILSPTIGELVGNRNLSWMFEIPGLGMPIELDLMYWTGTAVIAIFVLGGCNASNLVDGLDGLLTGVTAIAAMGLLFICLSLAMVDDGPRDAQRIILCLALVGACLGFLPHNFNPASIFLGDCGSLLLGFCTIVIILMLGDTSTDAGRTYLVIAGLIIYGIPIIDTVLAIVRRKLANKKMSEPDSDHLHHMLKRALGVKGAVLTLYGIGVGFALLGVALSLGRARVVYALALVFASYIGVYAIKIARRRHLEEQALARTARLAPASEGGQAGAKGPASAGAPASTNP is encoded by the coding sequence ATGATTTCGGGTGGCGGGCTGAAAGTGCCCCAGGGCATCGCGGATCGGATCTCCACTTTTGGGGACGATATCGCCGCGCTTGCCAGCCGTCATCAGGAGTTGGAGCAACTGGTTGGGATTGCGAGCGAGAAGGCGGGACGATTCGAGATCTTGCAGGGCTATCTTGGGGTTGCGGTGGTCGCGTTTGTGATCACGCTGCTGACCACGCCTCTGGCGAGGCACATGGCGATCACGCTAGGCATCATCGATCATCCGTCGTCGCGCAAGGTCCATCGGATACCTATCGCATACCTGGGCGGAGTGGCGGTGTTTCTCGGCATCATGGGGGGCATTCTGTACAGTTACCTCGCGGTGCCGATCGAGGGGCTGATCACCTGGCACAAGCCGACGCAGTGGCTCTCGCCCGACACGGAGACGCCGCAATTGGTTCGGCCTTCGATTGTGCTCGGGCTGACTGTGATCATGATTGTGGGACTGATCGACGATGTGGTCGGGATCATGCCTCGGGTCAAACTTGGTGGGCAGTTGTTTGCTGCGGCTGCGTTGGCGTATGACGACATCGGCGTGAAAGTCGCGCAGGGCATCCTGAGCCCGACCATTGGCGAACTGGTCGGCAACCGCAACCTCTCATGGATGTTTGAGATTCCTGGGCTTGGGATGCCGATCGAGCTGGACCTGATGTACTGGACGGGCACAGCGGTGATTGCGATTTTTGTGCTCGGGGGGTGCAACGCCTCGAATCTCGTGGACGGGCTCGACGGTTTGCTGACTGGCGTCACGGCGATTGCCGCGATGGGGTTGCTGTTCATCTGCCTGAGTCTGGCGATGGTCGATGACGGCCCGCGTGATGCGCAGCGGATCATTCTGTGTCTGGCGCTGGTCGGGGCTTGTCTTGGGTTCCTGCCTCACAACTTCAATCCGGCAAGTATTTTTCTCGGGGATTGCGGGTCGTTGCTGCTTGGGTTCTGCACCATCGTCATCATCCTGATGCTCGGCGACACCAGCACCGACGCAGGGCGAACGTATCTCGTCATTGCGGGTTTGATCATCTACGGCATTCCGATCATCGACACGGTGCTGGCTATTGTGCGGCGGAAACTGGCGAACAAGAAGATGTCCGAGCCTGACAGCGACCACCTGCACCACATGCTCAAGCGCGCGCTCGGGGTGAAGGGTGCGGTTCTGACGTTGTACGGAATCGGGGTGGGATTTGCTTTGCTGGGTGTGGCGCTGAGTCTGGGTCGCGCGCGAGTGGTTTACGCGCTGGCGCTGGTGTTCGCGTCCTATATCGGGGTGTATGCAATCAAGATCGCCCGGAGGCGACATCTGGAAGAGCAAGCACTGGCTCGAACCGCGCGATTGGCGCCGGCTTCCGAAGGGGGACAGGCGGGTGCCAAGGGGCCAGCGTCGGCGGGCGCTCCGGCAAGCACGAATCCGTGA
- a CDS encoding ParA family protein, which produces MSDEKIMRRIALMNQKGGVGKTTTAVNLAAAIAQKGRPTLLVDLDPQAHATLHLGVDPDDVDVSIYDLLLDEDRDPHEAVIEARPNLGLLASETDLAAAESELNQADRRHERLDRALARLEGRYEFVIIDCPPSLGLLTMNGLVGAREVIIPMQAHFLALQGLGKLLETVSMVRQQLNPKLRVTGVVLCMHDAQATHTREVVSDMDTFFASARDDAASPWRYARVFKPAIRRNIKLAEGPSFGQTIFDYAPAAAGAADYAELADTLLREWDRLLDKRRELSQVSTPGKPEVHVVLSNAPSEELNR; this is translated from the coding sequence ATGAGCGATGAGAAGATCATGCGCCGAATCGCCTTGATGAACCAAAAGGGCGGAGTCGGGAAAACCACAACCGCTGTGAATCTGGCTGCGGCCATTGCGCAGAAGGGCAGGCCGACCTTGCTGGTCGATCTTGACCCTCAGGCGCATGCGACGCTGCATCTTGGTGTTGATCCGGACGACGTCGATGTGTCGATCTATGACCTGCTGCTCGATGAGGATCGTGATCCTCATGAGGCTGTGATCGAGGCGCGCCCGAATCTGGGGTTGCTGGCGAGCGAGACGGATCTTGCGGCTGCCGAATCGGAGTTGAATCAGGCGGACCGACGTCACGAGAGGTTGGATCGGGCGTTGGCAAGGCTCGAAGGTCGTTATGAGTTTGTCATTATCGACTGCCCGCCTTCGCTGGGGCTGCTGACGATGAACGGGCTGGTCGGCGCGCGCGAGGTGATCATTCCGATGCAGGCGCACTTTCTGGCACTTCAAGGGCTGGGCAAGCTGCTTGAAACGGTGTCGATGGTCCGCCAGCAACTTAATCCCAAACTGCGCGTGACGGGCGTGGTGTTGTGCATGCACGATGCGCAGGCGACGCACACGCGCGAGGTGGTTTCGGACATGGACACTTTTTTTGCCAGTGCGCGCGATGATGCGGCTTCGCCGTGGCGCTATGCGCGCGTGTTCAAGCCTGCGATCCGGCGCAACATCAAGCTTGCGGAAGGGCCGAGTTTCGGGCAGACGATTTTTGACTATGCCCCGGCTGCTGCGGGCGCGGCCGACTATGCCGAGCTCGCCGATACGCTGCTTCGGGAATGGGATCGTCTGCTCGACAAGCGCCGTGAATTGAGTCAGGTGTCCACGCCTGGCAAGCCTGAGGTTCACGTTGTACTCAGCAACGCACCGAGCGAGGAACTCAACCGGTGA
- a CDS encoding sodium:proton antiporter, producing the protein MWTALLMLCGFFGSPFSTRNVLISAGVAVVYAAIDELTQGLPILQRTVSMQDFLANVIGIGCATILAGLASLSIRRSGDLHGPMAWMLSLTIGLLFGGLLTIVIPPEYVDVLPDSVVESVGTDEALIGVPHASVHTSDQPTVVPVIPLVLCAPFAALLLSIAVMPFINGKIWHKHFPDFAFFFSGIIIGYYLIQFGTPYLHGMSYGTYHMLHTGIEYLSFIALVGGLYIVSGGIQIDVRGRGRPLTNTLLLAFGALIANVVGTTGASMLLIRPFMRLNAGRLRAVHVIFFIFIVSNCGGALTPIGDPPLYIGFLKGIPFLWTLENLWPMWAVCIGSLLLTFFLVDSQVARHEPDSAPSSTTFGVTIRGMMGLIGLAAIIGAVFLDPMLRSVWPSLEGIPIGPFVQIAIAVITYRLSAQSIRDANAFTFFPIKEVGLLFIGIFATMTPALGYLATHADQISLSTPGAFYFATGSLSSMLDNAPTYANFLQLAYGAEGMSREGLRAFVLSVDGARLTMAVSLGAVFFGALTYIGNGPNFMVKAIAEQSGVLMPSFFGYVIRSVLFLTPSLLLVWLIFLR; encoded by the coding sequence ATGTGGACAGCACTTCTGATGCTGTGTGGTTTTTTTGGCTCGCCTTTCTCAACTCGCAATGTGCTGATCTCTGCGGGTGTCGCGGTGGTGTATGCCGCGATTGATGAACTCACACAAGGCTTGCCGATTCTGCAGCGAACGGTCTCGATGCAGGACTTTCTGGCCAATGTCATCGGGATCGGGTGCGCCACGATCCTGGCGGGGCTGGCAAGCCTTTCGATCCGGAGATCTGGCGACCTTCATGGCCCGATGGCGTGGATGCTCTCGCTCACGATCGGTCTGCTCTTTGGGGGTTTGCTGACGATCGTGATTCCGCCGGAGTATGTGGACGTTTTGCCTGATTCGGTGGTCGAAAGCGTCGGTACGGACGAGGCCTTGATCGGCGTTCCACACGCGAGTGTGCACACTTCAGATCAGCCGACGGTCGTGCCGGTGATCCCGCTGGTGTTGTGTGCACCATTTGCTGCGCTGCTGCTGAGCATCGCGGTGATGCCTTTCATCAATGGCAAAATCTGGCACAAGCACTTTCCTGATTTTGCCTTCTTTTTCAGCGGAATCATCATTGGATATTACCTGATCCAGTTTGGGACGCCGTATCTGCACGGGATGTCGTATGGCACTTACCACATGCTGCACACGGGGATTGAGTACCTGAGTTTCATTGCGCTCGTTGGGGGGTTGTACATCGTGTCTGGTGGGATTCAGATCGATGTTCGAGGTCGCGGGAGGCCCCTGACGAACACGCTGCTGCTGGCGTTCGGAGCACTGATCGCCAACGTGGTCGGGACCACAGGCGCGTCGATGCTGCTGATCCGGCCTTTCATGCGCCTCAACGCCGGTCGCCTGCGCGCGGTGCATGTGATCTTCTTCATTTTCATCGTGAGCAACTGCGGCGGGGCATTGACGCCCATTGGTGACCCGCCACTTTACATCGGATTCCTGAAAGGAATTCCGTTCCTGTGGACCCTGGAGAATCTCTGGCCGATGTGGGCGGTGTGCATCGGTTCGCTCCTGCTGACGTTTTTTCTTGTGGACTCACAGGTGGCGCGGCACGAGCCCGATTCGGCACCGTCGTCCACCACCTTTGGCGTAACGATTCGCGGCATGATGGGGCTCATCGGGCTTGCGGCGATCATTGGCGCAGTGTTTCTCGATCCGATGTTGAGGTCTGTATGGCCTTCACTTGAGGGCATCCCGATTGGGCCATTCGTGCAGATTGCGATTGCTGTCATCACCTACAGGCTCTCGGCACAGTCGATTCGCGACGCCAATGCCTTTACGTTCTTTCCGATCAAGGAAGTAGGGTTGCTCTTCATCGGCATCTTCGCGACGATGACGCCTGCACTTGGATATCTCGCGACGCACGCCGACCAGATATCGCTCTCGACGCCCGGGGCGTTTTACTTCGCAACAGGCTCGCTGAGCAGCATGCTCGATAACGCGCCGACGTATGCCAACTTCCTGCAGTTGGCGTACGGTGCGGAGGGGATGAGTCGCGAAGGACTGCGGGCGTTTGTGCTGAGTGTTGATGGTGCTCGTCTGACGATGGCGGTGTCCCTTGGGGCTGTGTTCTTCGGTGCATTGACGTACATTGGCAACGGGCCGAACTTCATGGTCAAGGCGATTGCCGAACAGTCGGGTGTGCTGATGCCATCGTTCTTTGGGTATGTGATTCGCTCGGTGTTGTTTCTGACTCCGTCACTTCTGCTGGTGTGGCTGATCTTCCTGCGATGA
- the murJ gene encoding murein biosynthesis integral membrane protein MurJ, translating to MTPDRDNSERVLGGAVRTVSALTLLSRVLGLARDLVTVRIFGDGHVGSAFAAAFAIPNMFRRLFGEGALAAAFIPEYSKLMRDDPARASAFASLTIGLVAVTTSLILVLAEVVLAVVLFALPENPERTYSIQLVMFLLPYMPLVCVAAMLAGMLQVHGRFGPGAAMPIILNVFIIIVAMPYFFVQGASAATWSWFIGGAVLLSGVLQIVWSLNALRGCVHWSRGFDAAREPARAMLLRLGPVLIGLGTLQVNALLDTFIAMWPNWVGPTIAGQPYPLDQASNSILFFTQRLYQFPLGVFGIAVATAIFPALSRTADDNERFIVMLRNGIRLSLFIAIPATIGLILVRTPLIATLYSGGGGFSHEGVERSSAVLIGYGAAIWAYSLNQLWTRAFYAKGDTMTPMRVAIAMVGLNLVLNVALVFLTPLREAGLAWSTAASAMVQSLLLPMYFARKTGLRIMDRATRLAVARSLALAVAMGIAVWLVSNLLGPGEGWNAQGLRLLILTFVGVAIIGLGAYAGRFAELRWLFGRNGSRK from the coding sequence ATGACCCCCGACCGAGACAACTCGGAGCGTGTGCTGGGCGGAGCGGTTCGCACGGTGTCTGCGCTGACATTGCTCAGTCGAGTGCTGGGCCTGGCGCGCGATCTTGTGACTGTTCGCATCTTTGGTGATGGACATGTTGGTTCGGCGTTTGCAGCGGCATTTGCGATTCCGAACATGTTTCGGCGGCTCTTCGGCGAGGGCGCGCTGGCAGCGGCGTTCATTCCTGAATACTCGAAACTGATGCGCGATGACCCCGCCCGCGCGAGCGCGTTTGCATCATTGACAATCGGGCTGGTGGCGGTCACGACGAGCCTGATTCTGGTACTGGCCGAAGTCGTGCTGGCGGTCGTGCTGTTTGCACTCCCCGAGAATCCTGAGCGGACGTATTCGATTCAGTTGGTCATGTTTCTTCTGCCGTACATGCCTCTGGTGTGTGTGGCGGCGATGCTCGCGGGCATGCTGCAGGTCCATGGGCGCTTCGGCCCGGGTGCGGCCATGCCGATCATTCTCAACGTGTTCATCATCATCGTCGCGATGCCGTACTTTTTCGTACAGGGGGCATCGGCTGCAACGTGGTCGTGGTTCATCGGCGGTGCGGTGCTGCTCTCGGGTGTGTTGCAGATCGTGTGGTCGTTGAATGCTCTGCGCGGGTGTGTGCACTGGTCCCGTGGCTTTGATGCAGCCCGCGAGCCGGCGCGGGCCATGTTGCTCCGCCTCGGGCCCGTACTCATCGGGCTTGGCACGCTACAGGTCAACGCTCTGCTCGATACGTTTATCGCGATGTGGCCAAACTGGGTTGGTCCCACCATTGCCGGGCAACCGTATCCGCTCGATCAGGCATCGAACAGCATTCTGTTCTTCACGCAGAGGCTCTATCAGTTTCCTTTGGGCGTTTTCGGCATTGCGGTTGCGACGGCTATTTTTCCAGCCCTGAGTCGCACTGCCGACGACAACGAGCGATTTATCGTGATGTTGCGCAATGGGATTCGCCTGTCGCTGTTCATCGCGATTCCTGCGACGATTGGCCTGATTCTCGTGCGCACGCCTCTGATTGCGACGCTCTATTCGGGTGGCGGGGGGTTCAGCCATGAGGGCGTGGAGCGATCGAGTGCCGTCCTGATCGGGTATGGCGCAGCGATCTGGGCGTACTCACTCAATCAACTGTGGACGCGCGCGTTCTATGCCAAGGGCGACACGATGACGCCGATGCGCGTCGCGATTGCTATGGTGGGGCTCAATCTGGTGCTCAACGTGGCACTGGTATTTCTGACGCCACTTCGCGAAGCGGGGCTTGCCTGGTCTACAGCCGCAAGCGCGATGGTGCAAAGCCTGCTGCTTCCGATGTACTTTGCGCGCAAGACAGGGCTGCGAATCATGGACCGTGCGACACGTCTCGCGGTCGCTCGCTCGCTCGCGCTGGCGGTCGCGATGGGCATTGCGGTGTGGCTTGTGTCAAACCTGCTCGGACCCGGCGAGGGCTGGAACGCGCAGGGATTGCGCCTCCTGATCCTGACATTCGTTGGGGTGGCGATCATTGGCCTTGGCGCATATGCGGGCCGTTTCGCTGAACTGCGGTGGCTCTTTGGGCGCAATGGCAGCCGGAAGTAA
- a CDS encoding SDR family oxidoreductase yields the protein MKINLVGKPIVITGASSGIGLATALVCARAGMPVALMARRADRLEMLKGRIESEGGKAIVCVGSVESPDDCTRCVNQTVSAFGSVHAVFANAGYGLEKDALDMTDAEIREMFEVNFFGSLNIIRPACEVFRSVGAGHVLFCSSCLSKISVPRYGCYASTKACQDFFGRAMRHELAREGVHVSTVHPIRTTTELFDMLAARSGGGRLLMERPSREGLFVQSPERVARAIVRCLRKPRGEVWTSHTVRLALALSVAAPGLTDFVLGRAMQRHIKRQGTSS from the coding sequence GTGAAGATCAACCTCGTCGGAAAGCCAATCGTCATCACGGGTGCGAGCAGCGGTATCGGACTGGCAACGGCGCTGGTGTGCGCTCGCGCGGGCATGCCTGTCGCGCTGATGGCTCGCCGTGCCGATCGACTCGAAATGCTCAAGGGTCGAATCGAGAGCGAGGGTGGCAAGGCCATCGTCTGCGTCGGCTCGGTCGAGTCGCCCGATGATTGCACGCGATGCGTGAACCAGACGGTGAGTGCATTTGGGTCAGTTCATGCTGTATTTGCAAATGCCGGGTATGGCCTCGAGAAGGACGCACTCGACATGACCGACGCGGAAATTCGCGAGATGTTCGAGGTCAACTTCTTCGGATCATTGAACATCATCCGACCGGCGTGTGAGGTGTTCCGCAGCGTTGGTGCTGGACATGTGCTTTTTTGCTCAAGTTGTCTCTCAAAGATCAGTGTGCCAAGGTATGGGTGCTACGCCTCGACCAAGGCGTGTCAGGATTTCTTCGGCCGAGCGATGCGCCACGAACTGGCTCGCGAAGGCGTGCATGTTTCGACCGTCCATCCGATCCGCACGACGACCGAGCTGTTCGACATGCTGGCTGCACGCAGTGGGGGAGGGCGTCTGTTGATGGAACGCCCCTCGCGCGAGGGGTTGTTTGTGCAAAGCCCCGAGCGGGTTGCCCGTGCGATTGTGCGATGCCTGCGCAAGCCTCGCGGCGAGGTCTGGACGAGTCACACGGTGCGCCTCGCGCTCGCACTCTCGGTCGCGGCTCCGGGACTGACTGATTTCGTGCTCGGGCGCGCGATGCAGCGGCACATCAAGCGTCAGGGAACTTCATCCTGA
- a CDS encoding TlpA family protein disulfide reductase, producing the protein MRVRQFFVMCTVALLPASACLGQTASDLLQEAAATLRETKAMQAGLVVRGEGAEMFRATLPSGTSKMLLMQVAKEPSEDSDEAAEPEGIEWLLRLSGRGTSGSAQEPDPIDFDMIRTTAHDRWVDHKMRKVFEMPAARAVATRSSAYMASRLHVPTELLQSEPLKDELAASEVSLAAETVDVEGVKCHVVDVTYQATQPAPGRNARLNQRAKFYIGVDDQIIRRIDRISGSGAMSMTIVLEFSNVEAKVELKPEDFELKLPEGYELAAGSTGPTSTVRTNTASVRPANAESAPRAINARPVVVYPPAPAFAVKNIQGQDLTLESLRGSPSVLYFWGTWCMECREYNPLISDLAGQFADKGVRVIGLAARERDPSAATSVASLRGYAFELVSDGGAAARAFNVEVFPTIVVLNSEGGVIGTEQVRRGVTTSDVMSRVRAHLAKAIPAAATPDQDEVP; encoded by the coding sequence ATGCGAGTTCGCCAATTCTTCGTCATGTGCACGGTGGCATTGCTGCCAGCTTCGGCCTGTTTGGGTCAGACTGCGAGTGATCTGCTTCAGGAGGCAGCAGCAACGCTGCGCGAGACCAAAGCCATGCAGGCTGGTCTGGTTGTTCGCGGCGAAGGTGCTGAAATGTTCCGCGCCACGCTTCCATCGGGCACCTCCAAGATGCTGCTGATGCAAGTTGCCAAGGAGCCATCCGAAGACAGTGATGAAGCGGCCGAGCCTGAGGGCATTGAATGGTTGCTGCGGCTTTCTGGGCGCGGAACATCGGGCAGCGCGCAAGAGCCTGATCCCATCGACTTCGACATGATCCGGACGACAGCGCACGATCGCTGGGTCGACCACAAGATGCGCAAGGTATTCGAGATGCCTGCGGCGCGCGCGGTTGCGACGCGCAGTTCGGCTTATATGGCCTCGCGCCTTCATGTGCCGACAGAGCTGCTCCAATCTGAACCGCTCAAGGACGAACTGGCTGCCTCCGAAGTCTCACTCGCAGCCGAAACCGTCGATGTCGAAGGCGTCAAGTGCCATGTCGTCGATGTCACCTATCAGGCGACTCAGCCTGCTCCCGGGCGCAATGCCCGCCTCAATCAGCGTGCCAAGTTCTACATCGGAGTCGATGACCAGATCATTCGGCGCATCGACCGGATCTCCGGCTCGGGCGCAATGTCCATGACGATCGTTCTTGAATTCTCGAACGTCGAGGCGAAGGTGGAACTCAAGCCCGAGGACTTCGAACTCAAACTTCCCGAAGGCTACGAACTCGCAGCCGGCTCGACCGGGCCGACCTCAACCGTGAGAACCAACACGGCGAGCGTTCGCCCGGCCAACGCAGAGTCGGCCCCGCGAGCGATCAATGCCAGGCCCGTCGTGGTCTATCCACCAGCCCCAGCCTTTGCCGTCAAAAACATACAAGGCCAGGATCTCACGCTCGAATCACTTCGTGGCTCACCCTCGGTTCTCTACTTCTGGGGCACATGGTGCATGGAATGTCGCGAGTACAACCCGTTGATCAGCGACCTTGCGGGGCAGTTTGCCGACAAGGGAGTGCGTGTCATCGGGCTTGCAGCACGCGAACGTGATCCTTCAGCCGCGACCTCTGTTGCGTCGCTGCGCGGCTATGCATTCGAGCTCGTCTCTGATGGAGGTGCTGCTGCCAGGGCTTTCAACGTCGAAGTCTTTCCGACCATTGTGGTGCTCAACAGTGAGGGTGGCGTGATCGGCACCGAGCAGGTCCGTCGCGGAGTGACGACATCGGACGTAATGTCGCGTGTTCGTGCACACTTGGCCAAAGCCATCCCCGCTGCTGCTACGCCCGATCAGGATGAAGTTCCCTGA
- a CDS encoding indole-3-glycerol-phosphate synthase — translation MARNSDNSNTPPVLRDIVEHKRAEVYEAKARTSMQELEAMAIQADPPRNFFSAVTRHSAAMPTSVIAEIKRKSPSAGLIRAEYDSDHFKPETIAQRYYECGAAAISCLTDERFFGGHLSFIERIKEAVPLPVLRKDFLIDPWQLWESRAAGADAVLLIAECLTESQLVDMMILSQQLQMTALIEVHDMENLLRVRPHIGFPHPTYCLLGINNRNLATMETDVAHTLRLMDLVDDAGVVVSESGITLPEHLERLRAHKVRIALVGEHLMRQPDPGEALKILLQKPGQKS, via the coding sequence ATGGCAAGAAATAGCGACAACTCGAATACGCCTCCGGTGCTGCGAGACATTGTTGAGCATAAGCGGGCCGAGGTATACGAAGCCAAAGCCAGAACTTCGATGCAGGAACTCGAAGCGATGGCCATTCAGGCCGACCCCCCCCGCAACTTCTTCAGCGCCGTGACACGCCATTCGGCTGCGATGCCTACTTCTGTCATTGCTGAGATCAAACGCAAGAGTCCGTCTGCGGGTCTGATTCGCGCAGAGTATGACAGCGATCATTTCAAGCCTGAGACTATCGCTCAACGGTATTACGAGTGCGGAGCAGCTGCGATTTCGTGCTTGACCGACGAACGATTTTTTGGCGGGCATCTTTCGTTCATCGAGCGCATCAAGGAAGCAGTGCCGTTGCCGGTGCTGCGCAAGGACTTCCTGATTGATCCGTGGCAGTTGTGGGAGAGTCGTGCGGCCGGGGCCGACGCGGTACTGCTGATCGCCGAGTGTCTGACTGAATCGCAGCTGGTCGACATGATGATTCTGTCGCAGCAGTTGCAGATGACGGCTCTGATCGAGGTGCATGACATGGAAAATCTTCTCCGTGTCAGGCCTCACATCGGGTTCCCGCATCCGACCTACTGCCTGCTGGGCATCAACAACCGAAATCTGGCAACGATGGAAACCGATGTCGCGCACACGCTGCGGCTGATGGATCTGGTCGATGATGCAGGGGTCGTGGTGAGCGAATCAGGCATCACTTTGCCCGAACACCTGGAACGCCTGCGTGCTCACAAAGTCCGAATCGCGCTCGTCGGCGAGCACCTGATGCGGCAGCCCGATCCGGGGGAGGCACTCAAAATTCTGCTCCAGAAGCCGGGTCAGAAGTCGTGA
- a CDS encoding CPBP family intramembrane metalloprotease, which yields MSLFLAIPTIVADAIASIPADAEILVSDSAGLNPVILYRLPAAALLTAIVLVVFARHHSRRNTQSPPAAIGPSISPLLLFATGFGLFFLTHLLGGLTVGLVPAPHDGEHLVRSASAAACVYGWAIVLSALAWLWARRFLYEPQKSVRFLNLLRGVLWLAPLIPVLVLVSDSAVVVHTLLTGRPPNPIAHATLEQIVHEPWRPAAQILMAGAILGAPVFEETVYRGFLQSAWGRVLKNRWLAITLTAVLFALSHRIGIEPVPWHAIPSILVLGMACGYVFERHGLLAAIGLHAAFNAANLTLALVLVDS from the coding sequence TTGTCGCTATTTCTTGCCATACCGACCATTGTTGCTGATGCCATCGCGTCAATCCCGGCCGACGCCGAGATCCTCGTATCCGACTCTGCGGGTCTCAACCCCGTCATTCTCTATCGACTCCCAGCCGCTGCCCTGTTGACTGCCATCGTTCTCGTGGTGTTCGCGCGACATCACAGCCGCCGCAACACCCAATCTCCACCGGCAGCTATCGGACCGTCGATCTCACCCCTGCTTCTCTTCGCAACCGGGTTTGGGCTTTTCTTCCTTACTCATCTGCTCGGGGGCTTGACCGTGGGGCTTGTGCCTGCGCCACACGATGGGGAACATCTCGTCCGGTCTGCATCGGCTGCGGCCTGTGTGTACGGCTGGGCGATCGTGCTGTCCGCTCTGGCCTGGTTATGGGCACGACGCTTTCTCTATGAGCCACAGAAATCTGTTCGGTTTCTCAACCTGCTTCGGGGTGTGCTGTGGCTTGCGCCTCTGATTCCGGTTCTTGTTCTAGTCTCGGACTCAGCAGTGGTTGTGCACACTCTGCTGACAGGCCGACCTCCGAACCCGATCGCACACGCAACGCTCGAACAGATCGTGCACGAACCTTGGCGTCCGGCCGCTCAAATTCTGATGGCCGGAGCGATACTGGGCGCGCCAGTATTCGAGGAAACCGTTTATCGAGGTTTCCTGCAATCGGCGTGGGGGCGAGTACTCAAAAATCGGTGGCTGGCCATCACTCTCACCGCGGTATTGTTTGCCCTCTCCCACAGAATCGGCATCGAACCGGTGCCTTGGCATGCAATTCCCTCAATTCTGGTTTTGGGGATGGCCTGTGGATACGTTTTCGAGCGTCACGGTCTGCTGGCCGCGATAGGCCTCCACGCGGCATTCAACGCTGCTAACCTCACACTGGCACTGGTCTTGGTCGATTCATGA
- a CDS encoding ArsR family transcriptional regulator, with amino-acid sequence MSRPSPARPAETQFIEAWGRMGSVWGISRTMAEVHALLYIMAEPLCADDVMDRLQISRGNASMSLRALVDWGIVSKVHKRGDRKEYFLAEQDVWSIFRSIVRERRKREVDPLLVSLHEIRDELGATGLDEGASGMSDRLDAMIEFLEIVAKLSERFAGPTGSGLQLAATLLTKASRTGKKSG; translated from the coding sequence ATGTCACGTCCTTCACCAGCGCGTCCTGCTGAGACCCAGTTCATCGAAGCCTGGGGCCGCATGGGGAGCGTCTGGGGCATCAGTCGCACGATGGCGGAGGTGCATGCACTTCTGTACATCATGGCTGAGCCGTTGTGTGCCGACGATGTCATGGATCGGCTTCAGATTTCGCGCGGGAATGCGTCGATGTCGCTGCGGGCGCTGGTCGATTGGGGCATTGTGAGCAAGGTGCACAAGCGTGGTGACCGCAAGGAATATTTTCTGGCCGAGCAGGATGTGTGGTCGATCTTCCGCTCCATCGTGCGCGAACGACGCAAGCGCGAGGTCGATCCTTTGCTGGTTTCGCTGCACGAAATCCGCGATGAACTGGGTGCGACGGGGTTGGACGAAGGCGCCAGCGGCATGTCCGATCGGCTTGACGCCATGATCGAGTTTCTGGAAATCGTGGCCAAACTCAGCGAGCGGTTCGCAGGCCCAACGGGTTCGGGGCTTCAACTGGCTGCAACGCTTTTGACCAAGGCTTCAAGAACAGGCAAGAAGTCAGGATGA